One Globicephala melas chromosome 6, mGloMel1.2, whole genome shotgun sequence genomic window carries:
- the REXO4 gene encoding RNA exonuclease 4 isoform X1, which translates to MAKARVLAPERAPGDPAPEPELVKKPNRKKNRKKRFWKNKAREAGRKPGNGPGVVVVRPPKAPEDFSQNWKALQEELLKQKSQAPEEALVLSQTDSEKQPQGVQQNRKVISDKAKRDEMGTENTDPKATRGSVPSGFLKNRKIRAQRNEKGAKKRTNDDISPKRGEIRHKKCKAEEVAATLPPAPPTEEDIWFDDVDPADIEAAIGPEAARIARKRLDQSESTITLVKERAFSGYAGLTKALAVDCEMVGVGPKGEESIVARVSLVNQYGKCVYDKYVKPAQPVTDYRTAVSGIRPDDLAQGEEFEVVQKEVADLLKGRILVGHALHNDLKALFLGHPKKKIRDTQKYKPFRSQVKAGPTEAPPERGCAPPSPLAEWTAVSEAACGASPGDPGAADGALLDSRCAGSDEAVRPGEKGVGEHRPRPAAPGLQRPR; encoded by the exons ATGGCGAAGGCGAGGGTGCTGGCCCCCGAGCGCGCCCCGGGCGACCCCGCGCCTGAGCCCGAGCTCGTCAAGAAGCCGAATcggaagaaaaacaggaagaaaagattTTGGAAGAACAAAGCGCGAGAAGCAGGCAGAAAGCCGGGAAACGGCCCCGGCGTGGTCGTGGTGCGACCTCCAAAGGCACCGGAGGACTTTTCCCAAAACTGGAAGGCGCTGCAGGAGGAG TTGCTGAAACAAAAATCACAGGCCCCGGAAGAGGCTCTTGTTCTCTCTCAGACGGATTCCGAAAAGCAGCCCCAAGGTGTCCAACAAAACAGGAAAGTGATCTCAGATAAAGCAAAGAGAGATGAGATGGGGACAGAAAACACAGACCCCAAGGCCACGCGGGGCTCTGTGCCCTCAGGATTTCTGAAGAACAGGAAGATCCGGGCACAGCGCAATGAGAAAGGAGCGAAGAAAAGGACCAATGATGACATTTCCCCGAAACGAGGAGAAATCAGACATAAGAAGTGCAAAGCTGAGGAGGTGGCCGCCACCTTGCCTCCGGCCCCGCCCACCGA AGAAGACATCTGGTTTGACGACGTCGACCCAGCGGACATCGAAGCAGCCATCGGCCCGGAGGCAGCCAGGATAGCACGGAAGCGGCTGGATCAGAGCGAGAGCACCATCACGCTGGTGAAGGAGCGGGCCTTCAGTGGGTACGCGGG CCTGACTAAAGCCTTAGCCGTGGACTGTGAGATGGTGGGCGTGGGCCCCAAGGGGGAAGAGAGCATCGTGGCCCGCGTGTCCCTGGTGAACCAGTACGGGAAGTGTGTTTATGACAAGTACGTGAAGCCAGCCCAGCCGGTGACTGACTACAGGACGGCGGTCAGCGGGATCCGGCCCGACGACCTGGCGCAGG gAGAAGAATTTGAAGTCGTTCAGAAGGAGGTGGCAGACCTGCTGAAGGGCCGGATTCTAGTCGGACACGCGCTGCACAACGACCTGAAG GCGTTGTTTCTTGGTCACCCGAAGAAGAAGATCAGGGACACTCAGAAGTACAAGCCTTTCCGGAGCCAAGTGAAG GCAGGGCCTACAGAGGCCCCACCCGAGCGTGGCTGTGCGCCGCCCTCTCCCCTGGCAGAGTGGACGGCCGTCTCTGAAGCTGCTTGCGGAGCGAGTCCTGGGGATCCGGGTGCAGCAGACGGAGCACTGCTCG ATTCAAGATGCGCAGGCAGCGATGAGGCTGTACGTCCTGGTGAGAAAGGAGTGGGAGAGCATCGCCCGAGACCGGCGGCCCCCGGCCTCCAGCGCCCACGGTAA
- the REXO4 gene encoding RNA exonuclease 4 isoform X3 gives MAKARVLAPERAPGDPAPEPELVKKPNRKKNRKKRFWKNKAREAGRKPGNGPGVVVVRPPKAPEDFSQNWKALQEELLKQKSQAPEEALVLSQTDSEKQPQGVQQNRKVISDKAKRDEMGTENTDPKATRGSVPSGFLKNRKIRAQRNEKGAKKRTNDDISPKRGEIRHKKCKAEEVAATLPPAPPTEEDIWFDDVDPADIEAAIGPEAARIARKRLDQSESTITLVKERAFSGYAGLTKALAVDCEMVGVGPKGEESIVARVSLVNQYGKCVYDKYVKPAQPVTDYRTAVSGIRPDDLAQGEEFEVVQKEVADLLKGRILVGHALHNDLKALFLGHPKKKIRDTQKYKPFRSQVKSGRPSLKLLAERVLGIRVQQTEHCSIQDAQAAMRLYVLVRKEWESIARDRRPPASSAHGNDA, from the exons ATGGCGAAGGCGAGGGTGCTGGCCCCCGAGCGCGCCCCGGGCGACCCCGCGCCTGAGCCCGAGCTCGTCAAGAAGCCGAATcggaagaaaaacaggaagaaaagattTTGGAAGAACAAAGCGCGAGAAGCAGGCAGAAAGCCGGGAAACGGCCCCGGCGTGGTCGTGGTGCGACCTCCAAAGGCACCGGAGGACTTTTCCCAAAACTGGAAGGCGCTGCAGGAGGAG TTGCTGAAACAAAAATCACAGGCCCCGGAAGAGGCTCTTGTTCTCTCTCAGACGGATTCCGAAAAGCAGCCCCAAGGTGTCCAACAAAACAGGAAAGTGATCTCAGATAAAGCAAAGAGAGATGAGATGGGGACAGAAAACACAGACCCCAAGGCCACGCGGGGCTCTGTGCCCTCAGGATTTCTGAAGAACAGGAAGATCCGGGCACAGCGCAATGAGAAAGGAGCGAAGAAAAGGACCAATGATGACATTTCCCCGAAACGAGGAGAAATCAGACATAAGAAGTGCAAAGCTGAGGAGGTGGCCGCCACCTTGCCTCCGGCCCCGCCCACCGA AGAAGACATCTGGTTTGACGACGTCGACCCAGCGGACATCGAAGCAGCCATCGGCCCGGAGGCAGCCAGGATAGCACGGAAGCGGCTGGATCAGAGCGAGAGCACCATCACGCTGGTGAAGGAGCGGGCCTTCAGTGGGTACGCGGG CCTGACTAAAGCCTTAGCCGTGGACTGTGAGATGGTGGGCGTGGGCCCCAAGGGGGAAGAGAGCATCGTGGCCCGCGTGTCCCTGGTGAACCAGTACGGGAAGTGTGTTTATGACAAGTACGTGAAGCCAGCCCAGCCGGTGACTGACTACAGGACGGCGGTCAGCGGGATCCGGCCCGACGACCTGGCGCAGG gAGAAGAATTTGAAGTCGTTCAGAAGGAGGTGGCAGACCTGCTGAAGGGCCGGATTCTAGTCGGACACGCGCTGCACAACGACCTGAAG GCGTTGTTTCTTGGTCACCCGAAGAAGAAGATCAGGGACACTCAGAAGTACAAGCCTTTCCGGAGCCAAGTGAAG AGTGGACGGCCGTCTCTGAAGCTGCTTGCGGAGCGAGTCCTGGGGATCCGGGTGCAGCAGACGGAGCACTGCTCG ATTCAAGATGCGCAGGCAGCGATGAGGCTGTACGTCCTGGTGAGAAAGGAGTGGGAGAGCATCGCCCGAGACCGGCGGCCCCCGGCCTCCAGCGCCCACGGTAACGACGCCTAG
- the REXO4 gene encoding RNA exonuclease 4 isoform X2, translating into MAKARVLAPERAPGDPAPEPELVKKPNRKKNRKKRFWKNKAREAGRKPGNGPGVVVVRPPKAPEDFSQNWKALQEELLKQKSQAPEEALVLSQTDSEKQPQGVQQNRKVISDKAKRDEMGTENTDPKATRGSVPSGFLKNRKIRAQRNEKGAKKRTNDDISPKRGEIRHKKCKAEEVAATLPPAPPTEEDIWFDDVDPADIEAAIGPEAARIARKRLDQSESTITLVKERAFSGLTKALAVDCEMVGVGPKGEESIVARVSLVNQYGKCVYDKYVKPAQPVTDYRTAVSGIRPDDLAQGEEFEVVQKEVADLLKGRILVGHALHNDLKALFLGHPKKKIRDTQKYKPFRSQVKAGPTEAPPERGCAPPSPLAEWTAVSEAACGASPGDPGAADGALLDSRCAGSDEAVRPGEKGVGEHRPRPAAPGLQRPR; encoded by the exons ATGGCGAAGGCGAGGGTGCTGGCCCCCGAGCGCGCCCCGGGCGACCCCGCGCCTGAGCCCGAGCTCGTCAAGAAGCCGAATcggaagaaaaacaggaagaaaagattTTGGAAGAACAAAGCGCGAGAAGCAGGCAGAAAGCCGGGAAACGGCCCCGGCGTGGTCGTGGTGCGACCTCCAAAGGCACCGGAGGACTTTTCCCAAAACTGGAAGGCGCTGCAGGAGGAG TTGCTGAAACAAAAATCACAGGCCCCGGAAGAGGCTCTTGTTCTCTCTCAGACGGATTCCGAAAAGCAGCCCCAAGGTGTCCAACAAAACAGGAAAGTGATCTCAGATAAAGCAAAGAGAGATGAGATGGGGACAGAAAACACAGACCCCAAGGCCACGCGGGGCTCTGTGCCCTCAGGATTTCTGAAGAACAGGAAGATCCGGGCACAGCGCAATGAGAAAGGAGCGAAGAAAAGGACCAATGATGACATTTCCCCGAAACGAGGAGAAATCAGACATAAGAAGTGCAAAGCTGAGGAGGTGGCCGCCACCTTGCCTCCGGCCCCGCCCACCGA AGAAGACATCTGGTTTGACGACGTCGACCCAGCGGACATCGAAGCAGCCATCGGCCCGGAGGCAGCCAGGATAGCACGGAAGCGGCTGGATCAGAGCGAGAGCACCATCACGCTGGTGAAGGAGCGGGCCTTCAGTGG CCTGACTAAAGCCTTAGCCGTGGACTGTGAGATGGTGGGCGTGGGCCCCAAGGGGGAAGAGAGCATCGTGGCCCGCGTGTCCCTGGTGAACCAGTACGGGAAGTGTGTTTATGACAAGTACGTGAAGCCAGCCCAGCCGGTGACTGACTACAGGACGGCGGTCAGCGGGATCCGGCCCGACGACCTGGCGCAGG gAGAAGAATTTGAAGTCGTTCAGAAGGAGGTGGCAGACCTGCTGAAGGGCCGGATTCTAGTCGGACACGCGCTGCACAACGACCTGAAG GCGTTGTTTCTTGGTCACCCGAAGAAGAAGATCAGGGACACTCAGAAGTACAAGCCTTTCCGGAGCCAAGTGAAG GCAGGGCCTACAGAGGCCCCACCCGAGCGTGGCTGTGCGCCGCCCTCTCCCCTGGCAGAGTGGACGGCCGTCTCTGAAGCTGCTTGCGGAGCGAGTCCTGGGGATCCGGGTGCAGCAGACGGAGCACTGCTCG ATTCAAGATGCGCAGGCAGCGATGAGGCTGTACGTCCTGGTGAGAAAGGAGTGGGAGAGCATCGCCCGAGACCGGCGGCCCCCGGCCTCCAGCGCCCACGGTAA
- the REXO4 gene encoding RNA exonuclease 4 isoform X4, with protein MAKARVLAPERAPGDPAPEPELVKKPNRKKNRKKRFWKNKAREAGRKPGNGPGVVVVRPPKAPEDFSQNWKALQEELLKQKSQAPEEALVLSQTDSEKQPQGVQQNRKVISDKAKRDEMGTENTDPKATRGSVPSGFLKNRKIRAQRNEKGAKKRTNDDISPKRGEIRHKKCKAEEVAATLPPAPPTEEDIWFDDVDPADIEAAIGPEAARIARKRLDQSESTITLVKERAFSGLTKALAVDCEMVGVGPKGEESIVARVSLVNQYGKCVYDKYVKPAQPVTDYRTAVSGIRPDDLAQGEEFEVVQKEVADLLKGRILVGHALHNDLKALFLGHPKKKIRDTQKYKPFRSQVKSGRPSLKLLAERVLGIRVQQTEHCSIQDAQAAMRLYVLVRKEWESIARDRRPPASSAHGNDA; from the exons ATGGCGAAGGCGAGGGTGCTGGCCCCCGAGCGCGCCCCGGGCGACCCCGCGCCTGAGCCCGAGCTCGTCAAGAAGCCGAATcggaagaaaaacaggaagaaaagattTTGGAAGAACAAAGCGCGAGAAGCAGGCAGAAAGCCGGGAAACGGCCCCGGCGTGGTCGTGGTGCGACCTCCAAAGGCACCGGAGGACTTTTCCCAAAACTGGAAGGCGCTGCAGGAGGAG TTGCTGAAACAAAAATCACAGGCCCCGGAAGAGGCTCTTGTTCTCTCTCAGACGGATTCCGAAAAGCAGCCCCAAGGTGTCCAACAAAACAGGAAAGTGATCTCAGATAAAGCAAAGAGAGATGAGATGGGGACAGAAAACACAGACCCCAAGGCCACGCGGGGCTCTGTGCCCTCAGGATTTCTGAAGAACAGGAAGATCCGGGCACAGCGCAATGAGAAAGGAGCGAAGAAAAGGACCAATGATGACATTTCCCCGAAACGAGGAGAAATCAGACATAAGAAGTGCAAAGCTGAGGAGGTGGCCGCCACCTTGCCTCCGGCCCCGCCCACCGA AGAAGACATCTGGTTTGACGACGTCGACCCAGCGGACATCGAAGCAGCCATCGGCCCGGAGGCAGCCAGGATAGCACGGAAGCGGCTGGATCAGAGCGAGAGCACCATCACGCTGGTGAAGGAGCGGGCCTTCAGTGG CCTGACTAAAGCCTTAGCCGTGGACTGTGAGATGGTGGGCGTGGGCCCCAAGGGGGAAGAGAGCATCGTGGCCCGCGTGTCCCTGGTGAACCAGTACGGGAAGTGTGTTTATGACAAGTACGTGAAGCCAGCCCAGCCGGTGACTGACTACAGGACGGCGGTCAGCGGGATCCGGCCCGACGACCTGGCGCAGG gAGAAGAATTTGAAGTCGTTCAGAAGGAGGTGGCAGACCTGCTGAAGGGCCGGATTCTAGTCGGACACGCGCTGCACAACGACCTGAAG GCGTTGTTTCTTGGTCACCCGAAGAAGAAGATCAGGGACACTCAGAAGTACAAGCCTTTCCGGAGCCAAGTGAAG AGTGGACGGCCGTCTCTGAAGCTGCTTGCGGAGCGAGTCCTGGGGATCCGGGTGCAGCAGACGGAGCACTGCTCG ATTCAAGATGCGCAGGCAGCGATGAGGCTGTACGTCCTGGTGAGAAAGGAGTGGGAGAGCATCGCCCGAGACCGGCGGCCCCCGGCCTCCAGCGCCCACGGTAACGACGCCTAG